AAATTCCGTCAAAAGCAGGTTCGTCCCAGGGAAAATCTTTAGTAATGTTTATTGTTGGAATTGGAAACGAGAACGGCCGATTATCCTTATCGCCTTCCAGCATTGCATCATAAAAGGCTTTGTTAAATATTTTCATTTCTTCTTCAAATTCGCTATAAGTTTCTTTTTGCGGCTTTCCGCCAATAATCACCGGCTGTTTAGCGAAAACAGGAGAGGGCTTAAGGTCTAAGGTAATGTTGCTAAAAGGACTATTATGATAAACTAAAGCTCCTGTTCCACCAATAAAATTTTCTTGAGGCAAATCTACTGAAATATCATACTCATATTCTTTATTATAAATAATCTGTTCTTTCCCTAAACAAACCCTTGCTTCAAAGTCGTTAACCCGGTACTGATTTTTCCCGGATTGAGCATTTTCTTTGAATGCCCGGACAATATAGCTATTTCTCCAATTTTTATTAATTTTACTGTTTTTCTCAGTATAAACGCTAAATCGAATGTTGTTTTGGGCTAAAAGCACGCTTAAACTCAAAGAAAGTTTTTTGGATGTTGTAGAAAAATCATAATACTTTTCGTATTCACTTGCATCGCCCTTAAAAAGAGTTTGAATAAATATCTTTTGAAGTTTTTCTGAAAGGTCAAAAATATACCAAGGAATAATCTTGTTAAAAGATAGGGTGCCGCAATTTAGGCCAATAATTTCAGCTAACAGTCCCTTGCCAGCTATTTTGTAAACCTGCTTAACTTTATTGCCTTTTGGAGAATAACCTTTATTTTTTTGGATATATCCCAATCCCTGCAGCCCCCTTAAAATCTCTTCAATTTCTTTCACCTGTTTTAACCAGGCCTGAGAAATATAAAGAGGCAGAGAGAATCCTTTATGCCCTTCAGTAATATACCAGCCAGAAAGTTTTACAAAATTTTCCAATGTTTTTCCTTTTAGGATTCTAGGATACCAAATATTACTGTTTTTCAATGTAAATTCCTGTTTTTGCGTTGGGTTCCCAAATTTTCGCCAAATATCATAACGAATAGATTTTCTTTCAAGCCAATCATTCCAGATCCCCTTATCCTTTATGCCAAAATCAATATAAAACGGGTGAATAGCTTGATATTTTTCAATAATATTTTCTCGAATTTTAGATAATGTATGGGTTGGGTTTATTTTGACAAAAACATTTTTTTGGAGTTTCGGAAGTTCATCAATAAGTTCAACTAAATCTATCTCGTTTTTTTCTTTTTCTTGTTCTATTTTGCTTAATCCAATAAAGTGATTTTTTTTATTAAGCTGGCGGTAATCAAAAGCGGTCTCAACTTCTGAGGCAGAAATCGGTTCAGGATTAAATTTATTATTAAATTCTCTAAAACCAAAAAGCGAATGAGCCGGGGAAACAATAGTTTCTCCTCGGTTAGTTCTCACTTTTAAAAATCGGCTGTTTTTTGGAACGCGATGTCTTATGAATGCTTTAACTTTAGCCCAGACCGCTTTTCCTTGAGAATTAAAAGAAAGCGTATAATAATCATCGTAATTTTGGATAGCATAACTTTGGGGATGTTGTTCAATGATGCGGTGAGAATTTCCTTCAAATTCTTTATCAATCAATTCTCCAATCTCAAAAAATTTAATTCTGTCCTGGCGCTTAATTACCACTAACTCTTCCCAGGCCAAACTCTGAAAGCCGACCCGAGTCGGCGTTGCCATATTGAACAAAAATTCCTGAAGAGCTTGTTTTGTTTGTTGATAGTTTAAGTTGTCGTAACGGATAAAAGGGGCTAAAAGAGTGTCAAAGTTTGAAAAACTTACGGCGCCGGCAACTTCGCCTGTAATAGTAAATAGAAAATTTACGGCCTGGCCCAAAGCGCTCCTGAAATGTTTTGCCGGCTTGGAAGACATTTTCCCGGAAACACCGCCAAAACCTTTTAATAATAAATCATACAAATCCCATCCCGAACAATAAACCGCTAAAGTGTCTAAGTTGTGAAGGTGCAAATCTCCTGATTCATTCGCTTCTCTAATTTCTTTTGGATAAACTTTATTAAGCCAATATTTCTTGACAATATAAGAAACGCCATAATGGTTTAGTCCTTGGAGGGAAAAGGCCATATTGGCATTTTCCTGTACCTCCCAGTCAAGTTTCTCCAGATATTGATCCATTCTTTCTACTGCTTCTTCAGAAATTGTTATTGCTTCCCTGATTTTTCTTCTTTGTTCGCGGTAAAGAATATAGGCCTTGGCGGTTTCTACCAATCCTTCTAAAATTAGAACTTCTTCAACAATATCTTGAATTTGCTCAACGTTAGGAATTTCATCTTTTTTAAATCTTCTGCTTAAAATTTGGGTTACTTTGTCAGAAAGTTTTTTTGAACGATTGCCATCGCCCTGACCGGCAGCAGTAATTGCTTTGAAAATCGCGTTGGTAATCTTGGTTTGGTCAAATTCAACTATTGTTCCGTCTCTTTTTTGAACTTTTGTAATTTTATTTTGAAGCATTATTGTATTTTACTCTAACAAAAAAACTGGGTCAAACCCCAGTCAAGTTCTGTTAAAAATCGGACTTATCCACACCCCAAAATTAGAACCGCACTTTTCCTAACGAGGTCAAAAACCAGTGGCAATGACCGTCACCTTTATCTCACCTTTGGTCAATTTCTTATCCTCAACTGCTCCAAAAATTACTTTATCTTCGGGAATAATTTCTTTGGTAAAGATGCCGGCAATTTCCTCAACTTCGGTTAAAGTTAAATCCTTTCCCCCGGAAACATTAAACAAAATTCCTTTAGCCCCTTTTGGAGAAACATTGAAAAGCGGAGAATAAATCGCTTTTTTAGCCGCCTCCTCGGCTCTCTTTTCTCCTTTGGCTTGGCCGATTCCAAAAAAAGCAGTACCCGAATCTTTTAAAATTGTTTTAATGTCAGCAAAGTCAACATTAATAATGCCGGGCAAAACAATCAAATCGGAAATCCCCTGAACCGCCTGACGCAAGGTTTCATCGCAAAACCAAAAAGCGTTTAATAAAGAAATATCGGGGGCTAAAGCCGAGAAAAGATTATCATTAGAAATAACAATTAAGGTGTCAATTTTTTCTTTTAAGTTTTTTATCCCTTCTTGGGCGATTTCTTTTCTTAAAAGACCTTCAAAAGAAAAGGGCTGGGTAACTATTCCAATAGTCAGGGCGCCCAAATTTTTGGCGATTTCAGCCACGACCGGCGAAGCTCCTGAACCGGTTCCTCCGCCCTGACCACAAGTAATAAAAATTAGGTCTGAATTTTTTAAGACCTCTTTAATTTCTTCTTTTTGTTCCTCGGCTGCCATTTTTCCAACTTCTGGATTCATTCCGGCCCCCAAACCCTGGGTCATCTGCCGGCCAATTTTTAATTTAATATCGGCTTTAATTTTCTTTAAATCCTGGTCATCGGTATTAATGGCGATTAATTGAACTCCTTTAATTTCGGACTTTGCCATCCGGGAAACAGCATTACAGCCCGCTCCTCCGATTCCGACCACTTTAATTTTTGTATTTATTTTTTTCATCTTATTTCTTTAGAATTAGGGTATAAAGTTTTTTAATATTTTCTTTATTTTATCCATAAAGCCACCTTGAAAAATTTGATTCTCTTTTTCCAAATCAGCCCCGGCTAAAACCAAGCCGCAAACCGAAGAAAGAGCCGAATCGTCCTGAGGGGGAAAGAGTCCCTGAACCAAACCAATCCGGCAGGGCAGTTTTAATTCTTTTTTACAAAAGTCCTTGATTTTCGGCAATTTCGCCCCACCGCCGGTTAAAACCACTCCGGCCGGCAAAGACCCTGTTTTGGAGATTTTTTTTAATTCTTTTTGAACTTCTCTAAAAATTTCCTTGACCCTGGACTCAATAATTTCTCTAAGAATTTTTTTAGAAAAAAAGATTGGCTCATCGCCCTCAATTTTTATTCTTTCGGACAGAAAATCAAAATTTTTTTTGGAATTCTTTTTCTTTTTTTTAATTTTCTCCTTTAACAAAGAAGATGTTTGGACGCTGCCAAATTCAAGCTTTATTCTTTCAGCTGTTTCAATATCGGTTTTTAAACCAACAGTAATATCGTAAGTAATGTTGGTCGAGCCAATGGGAATAATTGTTAAACCCATTAATGTCCCCTCTTCAAAAACCGCCAAATCCGTTGTGCCGGCCCCTATATCCAAAAGAACGACCCCTAATTCCTTTTCCTGCTCGGCCAGAACCGCTCTGGCTGAAGCCAAAGGATTAGAAACAATGTCATCAATTCTTTGAAGGCCGGAATTTAAAATCGCCTGAGTTAAATTTTTAATGTAAGGGGAAAATCCGCCAACTACCAACATCTCTGCCTCTAACCTTCCTCCTTTCATTCCAATGGGTTCTTTAATGCCTTTTTCTCCATCAACAATAAATTCTTTGGGGAAAATATCCAAAATTTCTTTATTAACCGAAAGGGGGAAAGTTTGAGCGGCTTGTAAAATCCTGTTTATATCTTCTTCAAAAATTTTCTGGTCGGCCCGGGAAACGGCTATGGTTTCGTGTGAAGAAGCGGAGAAAATATGGCTTCCTCCAATATTGGCATAAACATTGTTTATTTTTTGTCCGGTTTCTTTTTCAACTTTCCTGATTAAAGAAACAATGATTTCCGCCACCTTGTTGATATTAACAACGACCCCTCGCCTTACCCCGAAAGAGGGTTCCTGGTGAAAACTCAAAACCTCTAATTCTTCTTGATTGGGTTTTTTCAGAGCGGAAAGAATTTTTATCATACCCGTTCCGATATCCAAGCCAGTAATAATTTTTTCCTTATTCATGAGGTCTTTGACACTCTCCTTGACTAAAGTCGGGAGTTTTAGAAAACAACTTTTTTATAATTTATTTATTTTTGAAAGGTA
The nucleotide sequence above comes from Candidatus Nealsonbacteria bacterium. Encoded proteins:
- the ftsZ gene encoding cell division protein FtsZ, with the protein product MKKINTKIKVVGIGGAGCNAVSRMAKSEIKGVQLIAINTDDQDLKKIKADIKLKIGRQMTQGLGAGMNPEVGKMAAEEQKEEIKEVLKNSDLIFITCGQGGGTGSGASPVVAEIAKNLGALTIGIVTQPFSFEGLLRKEIAQEGIKNLKEKIDTLIVISNDNLFSALAPDISLLNAFWFCDETLRQAVQGISDLIVLPGIINVDFADIKTILKDSGTAFFGIGQAKGEKRAEEAAKKAIYSPLFNVSPKGAKGILFNVSGGKDLTLTEVEEIAGIFTKEIIPEDKVIFGAVEDKKLTKGEIKVTVIATGF
- the ftsA gene encoding cell division protein FtsA, which produces MNKEKIITGLDIGTGMIKILSALKKPNQEELEVLSFHQEPSFGVRRGVVVNINKVAEIIVSLIRKVEKETGQKINNVYANIGGSHIFSASSHETIAVSRADQKIFEEDINRILQAAQTFPLSVNKEILDIFPKEFIVDGEKGIKEPIGMKGGRLEAEMLVVGGFSPYIKNLTQAILNSGLQRIDDIVSNPLASARAVLAEQEKELGVVLLDIGAGTTDLAVFEEGTLMGLTIIPIGSTNITYDITVGLKTDIETAERIKLEFGSVQTSSLLKEKIKKKKKNSKKNFDFLSERIKIEGDEPIFFSKKILREIIESRVKEIFREVQKELKKISKTGSLPAGVVLTGGGAKLPKIKDFCKKELKLPCRIGLVQGLFPPQDDSALSSVCGLVLAGADLEKENQIFQGGFMDKIKKILKNFIP